Below is a window of Leucobacter chromiiresistens DNA.
AACGCGTCGGCCTGGCCGGCGAGCACCTGCTGCAGTGCGCTGGTCGCCTCATCGACGAGCGTGATCGCGAGCGGCTCCTCGCCGTTCGCGGCGCACTCGTCCGACTTCTCCTGCGCCGAGGCGGCGCCCGTCGCGCCCGTGATGCCGACGACCTTCGTGCCGCAGAGGGAGTCGTCGAAGCCGGTGACCTTCTTCGGGTTCTCCTTGTTCACGGCGACCGCGGTGCCCGAGTAGAGGTAGGGCACGAAGTTCGCGATCTCCTCGCGCTCGGGCTTGATGTAGAGCGACCCCATGATGACGTCGCACTGCTTCGCCTGCAGCGCCGGGATGAGGCCGGCGAAGGCGTACTCGCCGAGCGTCGTGGTGACGCCGAGCTTGTCGGCGAGCGCGTTGGCGATGTCGATCTCGACGCCCTGCAGCTCGTTGTTCTCGTCGTAGTAGATGTTGGGCGCGCTGTCGCCGGTGCAGACGGTCAGCGTGCCCTCCTTGATGATGGTCGGCGGTGCGAGCGTCGCCTCCGCGGCGCTCGTGTCGCCCGAGCCGCCGTCGTCGCCGGAGTCGTTCGAGGTGACGGTGCATGCTGCGAGCGACAGCATGAGGCCGGCCGCTGCGGTGAGCGCCAGCGCGGGCGCGAAGCGCCGTGCTGATTGGGGGAAAGCCACGATGATTTCTCCGTTCGGTGATCCCGGCTGGCGCCGGGAGAAACGTTGCATACTCCGAGAGTGTCGGGTGTATGCTGCGATCAGCTGTTGGTCAGACCAACTGCCGAACTGAATGGAACATACATCGGCACCCGGCCCCGCGTCAACGGGCAGGCCGAGCCGAAACGCAACCGAAACAGAACCCGGCCGGCGCGGTCGGTATAGCATCACGAGGGCGCGAACTGCAGCCCGAGACCACGATGGAGGCGTAGTGGATTGGAACGACATCGGTCGGGCGACAACGCTGTCGCTGCCGGATCGACTCTCCGTCGACATCGAGCGGCTCATCCTCGACGGCAAGCTCGAACCGGGTGAGCGCCTGCCGCCCGAACGCGAACTCGCCGACCACTTCGGCGTCTCCCGCGTCTCGATCCGGGAGGCCCTGCGCGAACTCGAGAACCGCGGCCTCATCGACCGGAGGCCGGGGCGCGGCACGATCGTGCTCAGCCCCGGCGAGCGCGCCGGGATCGCAGACGGCGCCCTCGGCGAACTCGCCGCCCTGCAGCCCGAGCTGCACGACATCATGGAGCTCCGCGCCATCGTCGAGCCGCCCATCGCCCGCATCACCGCCACGCGCGCGACCGACCGCGACATCGCCCAACTGCGCGAACTCGTCGAGGCCATGGAGGTCGACGTCACGAAGGAGCGGTACGCCGAGCTCGACCGCGCCTTCCACCAGGCCATCGCCCAGTACGCGCACAACCCGCTGCTCGCGCTCATCAACGAGCAGATCGCCCAGCGCATCGCCCCCAGCCGGGCGAGCCGCTACCAGACGCGCGCCCGCAGGCAGGCGTCGAGCATCGCGCACCGCCGCATCTTCGAAGCGATCGCGAGCGGCAACGCCGCCCTCGCCGAAGACGAGGCCCGCGCACACGTACTCGACATCAGCAACCAGATCGCGAACGCCGCGACGACCCAGGAGGAACTCCCCGCATGACGACCGCACCCGCCGCCCGCGGCGCCATCTCGACTTCGCACCACCTCGCCACCGAGGCCGGCGCCGAGGTGCTGCGCGCCGGAGGCAACGCCATCGACGCGGCGATCGCCGCAGCCGCGACCCTCTGCGTCGTGTACCCCAACAACGTCGCCCTCGGCGGCGACCTCGTCGCGCTCGTGCGCAACCCCGAGGGCGAGGTGCGATTCTTGAACGCCACCGGCACCGCTCCGGCCGGGCAGTCGATCGACGTTCTGCGCGAGCGCTACGGCGACCTGCTGCCGGTGCGCGGCATCGACACCGTCACCGTGCCGGGCGGCATCTGCGGGTGGAACGCCCTCCACGAGTACGGGGCCACGCGGCGGTGGGAGCAGCACCTCGAAGCGGCGACGCGCCACGCCGAGCAGGGGGTGCCGACCGCGCGATCCGTCGCGGCCGCCATCGTCGAGAACCGCGAGGTGCTCGAACTCGATCCCGGATGCCACGGCGTGTTCTTCGACCAGGGCCTCCCGCTCGTCGAGGGCGCCCCCTTCGTGCAGCCCGCGCTCGCCGCATCGCTCAAGCGGCTCGCCGCGGGAGGGTCGGCCGAATTCTACGAGGGCGAACTCGCGCAGCAGTGGGTCGACGGGCTGCAGCGCCTCGGATCGCGCATCACCCTCGACGACACGGCCGCGTACTCCGCCCAGTGGGGCGAACCGCTCGAGGGATCCTTCCAGGGCCACCGCGTGCTCACGGGGCCTCCGAACACCTCCGGCTTCATGCTGCTGCGCGCCCTCCGCGACATCGAAGCGGGCATCGCGGATCCCCTGGGCGCCGGCGCCGGCGACCTCGCCCGGTCGTTCCGCGCGAGCAACGCCGTGCGCGCCGCATCGCTCGCCGACCCCGCATTCGGCGGCGCCACCGGCGACGAGCTGATCGCGGCCGCGCCCCCCGCCCACCCGCCCGTGCGCGAGGCCAAGCCGAGCGGCGACACCGTGGGGCTCAGCGCCGTCAGCGCCGACGGCTGGGCGATCTCGCTCATCAACTCCGTCTACTTCGGCTTCGGCGCCGCCGTGCTCGAACCCGAGACCGGCATCCTCTTCCAGAACCGCGGCACCTCCTTCTCGCTCGACCCCGCGCACCCCAACTCCTTCGCGCCGGGCAAGCGACCCCGCCACACCCTCATGCCCGTGCTCGTGCTCCGCGACGACGAACTCGCCTGGGTGCCCGCGACGATGGGAGGATCGGCGCAGCCGCAGATCCACACCCAGCTCCTCGTGCGCTCCCTCGCCGGCGCCGCCCCCGAGGCCGCCACCCACGCCCCCCGCTGGATCGTCGACGAGCCCGGCGCCGACGGCGTCGTGCGCGTGACCATCGAGGAGGACGTGCCCGCCGCCGTGCACGAGGCGATCGCCGCAGCCGGGTTCCCGCTGAAGGTGGTACCGCCCGCCGACGAGGATCTCGGTCACTCGAACCTGATCCGTCTCGCCGCGAGCGGGGTCGACGCCGCGAGCGACCCGCGATCCGACGGATCCGCGATCGTCGTGTGACCCGCACCCGCGCGCATCATCGCGCCCTTCGCACCCCACGCGCCCGTCACGACCTCCGCGCCCGTCACGACCTTCGCCGGTGACGCCGGCGCGCCCCATCCGTAGCACTCCCCGAGCTCCAGTGAGAAAGCAGCACATGAACCAGATCGTCCGCCCCGGGTTCCTCCCGCTCCTCCTCGTCGGCGTCGCCGGCGGCATCCTCTCCGGGCTCTTCGGAATCGGCGGCGGCACGATCATCGTGCCGGCCCTCGCGCTCTGGCTGAGCATGCCCCAGAAGCTCTCCGCGGGCACGTCGGTCGCGGCGATCCTGCCCACCGCCATCGTCGGAGCCACGACGTACGGGCTGCAGGGGCACGTCGACTGGATCGCGGGCGCCTGCCTCGCCATCGGCATCGTGATCGGCGCGCAGGTCGGCGCCGCGCTGCTCGCGAAGCTGCCGGTCGGCGCTATCCAGTGGGGGTTCATGGTCTTCCTCGCGATCGTCATCGTGAGCCTCTGGTTCGTGGTGCCGCAGCGCGGCGACGAGATCGAGATCAATGCGCTCACGGTGATCCTGCTCATCGTGACCGGCTTCATCACCGGTGTGCTCTCGGGGCTGCTCGGCGTCGGCGGCGGCGTCGTCGTCGTGCCCGTGCTCATGTTCTTCTTCAGCGCGAGCGACCTCATCGCGAAGGGCACCTCGCTGCTGATGATGATCCCGGGCTCGATCTCGGGCACCATCGGCAACTTCCGCAGGCAGAACGTCGACCTGCGCGCCGCCGCGATCGTCGGGCTCGGCGCGTGCGTCTTCGTGCCCGTCGGCAACCTCTTCGCGGTGCTGGTCGACCCGTTCTGGGGCAATGTGGCGTTCTCGCTGTACCTCGTCTTCATCCTCGTGCAGATGCTGGTGCGCAAGCTCCGCGCGAAGAAGTAGCGGGGCGGGGCTCCGGGCCGGGCCGGGCCGCGGGCCGGGCCCGCCCGCCCTGCCCGCCGCCCGGCCCGTTCGGCCCGCGGCGTTACCCGCCCCTCCTGCGAGCGGGGTCGCTTCCGGAGGGTGTCGGCGTCGTGCGGAGTTGCGACACCCTCCCGAAGCGACCCCGCTGCGGCGTGCGCGGCGGGAAGGGTGGCGGCGATCCGCCGCCCGATCGCCGCGCGCCCATCTTCTCCGCAGCCGGGTCACCTTCGGTGCGTGTTGACGGCGCGACACGCGCCGAAAGTGACCCCGCTCGCATCGGATCCCGAAGATGCAGGCGGCGCTCACGCGATCCCGACGTTTTAATTGTTTCATTTGGGCATAATTGTGCTTGAATGAACGCATGACCGATGCCGTTCACCCCCTCGCCGTCGCAGTGTGGCAGGCCGCGAGCACGCCGCGCGACGTCGATGCGAATCTCGCCGCGCTCGACGCCGTCGCCGCTCGGGCCGCTGCGGACGGCGCGCACCTGCTGATCACGCCCGAGATGTACGTGAGCGGGTACAACATCGGCGAATCCATGGCCGGGATCGCTGCACGCCAACCGCTGGAGCGCGTGCGCCGGATCGCGGAACGCCATCGCATCGCGATCATCGCGGGCGGACCCGAGCTGCTCGATCCTGCGGAAGCCGACCCCACTGAAACCACCCCCGCCAACGCCGATCCCGGCCCGCCCGTCGCGAACGCGGCCTGGTTCATCGACGACACGGGCGAGGTGCTCGCCCGTCACCGCAAGATCCAGCTCTTCGGCGAACTCGACCGGGATCTCTTCGTCGCCGGCGACGCACCGCTCACGATCGCCGAGTTCCGCGGGCACCGCATCGCGATCCTCATCTGCTTCGACGTCGAGTTCCCCGAAACCGTGCGCGCTGCGGCGCTCGCGGGTGCCGACCTCGTCGCCGTGCCCACCGCGCAGATGGAGCCGTACGGGTTCGTCAACGAGCACGTCATCCGGGTGCGAGCGTGGGAGAACTCGGTGTACGTCGCCTACGCCAATCAGCACGGCCCCGACGGGGAGCTGCGTTACGTGGGTCGCAGCGTCATCGCTGACCCGTTCGGCGTGCACGTCGCGCAGGCGGACCCCTCCGGCGAGGCGCTCATCTTCGGTGACGTCGACCGCACTGCGCGCGAGCGGGCCCGTCGGCAGAACCCCTACCTCGACGAGGTGCGCACGGCGCTGTTTCGCTCCGACGAGCGCACCTGACGCAACGGGTCATCGCGCGCTGAAACCCACCGAACGCGCTGGAACCCACCGAACGCGCCGAAACCCATCGATCCCACCGAGACCTACCGAATTCGGCGAAACCCACCGATCCCGCCCAAACCCACCCGAGTTCAGCGAAACCCACCGATCCCGCCCAAACCCACCCGAATCGCACCGAAGCGCACCGCCGCCCCGGCCCCAGCACATCCCACCGAACGAGGAAGTTCCATGGCACATCCCACAACTCCCGACGCCCCGCAGCGGGCACGCCTCTCGGGCAATCTCGGCACCGGCAGCATCGCGTTCATGGTGATCGCCGCCGCGGCGCCGCTCACCGTGATCGGTGGCAACGCACCCCTCGCCATCGGCCAGGGCAACGGCGCCGGCGCTCCCGTCGGCTTCCTGATCGCGTCGATCGTGCTGCTGCTCTTCGCCGTCGGCTTCGTCGCCATGACCCCGTTCGTGAAGGAGGCGGGGGCGTTCTTCAGCTACGTCACGGTGGGTCTCGGAAGCCGCCTCGGCATGGGGACGGCGTACGTCGCCCTCATCGCGTACACGGCGATCCAGGCCGGCATCTACGGCTACATGGGCTGGGCGGTCATGGACCTCGTGCGCTACTACGGCGGCCCCGAGATCCACTGGTCGGTCTTCGCGGTGCTCGCGCTCGTCGTCGTCGGGCTGCTCGGCTACCGCCACATCGATCTGTCGTCGAAAGTGCTCGGGGTCGCGCTGCTGCTCGAGATCCTCGTGATGATGATCGTCAACGTCGCCGTGCTCGTGAACGGCGGCCCGGAGGGCCTCGCCCCGCAGTCGTTCGACCCGCAGGTCTTCCTCACATCGGGCATCGGGGTGGCGATCCTCTTCGCCCTCACCGGTTTCATCGGGTTCGAATCGACCGCGATCTACCGCGATGAGGCGCGCGACCCGAGTCGCACGATTCCGCGCGCGACCTACCTCGCGGTCGCGATCATCGGCGTCTTCTACACCCTCTCGGTGTGGGTGCTCGTGGTGGCGGCGGGGGCGAGCAACGTCACCGAGGTGGCGCAGCAGACCCTCTTCGGGTCGAAGAACATGCTGCTCGACACCGCGGGGGATTTCGCCGGTTCGCTCACGCGCAACGTCATGCAGATCCTCCTCATCACCAGCCTGTTCGCGTGCGTGCTGAGCTTCCACAACATCGTGGCCCGCTACCAGTTCGCGCTCGCGAAGATCGGCTCCATGCCGGCGCCGCTCGGCCGGGTGCACCGCAGGCATCAGAGCCCCGCGCTCTCGTCGCTGGTGCAGAGCGTCACGGCTCTCGTGATCATCGGGCTGTTCGTGGTGATCGGTCTCGATCCGCTCGTCGAGGTGTTCGGATACATGGCCGGCGTCGCGACGATCGGCATGGTCATGATGATGCTGCTCACCACTGTCGCGGTCGTCGTGTTCTTCGTGCGCAATCCGCGACTGCGGAAGAGCATCTGGACGGGCACGGTGCTGCCGGTCGTCGCGGTCGCCGCCCTCTGCCTCGCCGCGTGGCTGGTGCTCTCGAACTTCACGATGGTGACGGGCGGCAGTCTGGCCGTGAGCATCGTGCTCGCGCTCATCCCGCCCGCGGCGCTGGTCGCGGGGGCGATCGTGAATCGGAAGGACGGCGGGCGCACCGTCGACATCCAGCTCGACCGGGTGCTGGAGGCGGAGTCGCGCGAGTGAGCGGGGCGGGTCGCGGCGCGGGTCGTGGCGCGGGGCGCGGGTGCCGGATCGGGTGCTCCGGCGGTCATCTAAGCTGATGGGATGACTGGTGCGAAGCCGCGCGAGGAGGTGCCGGATCGCGCCGACCCCCTGCGGGCGCCGCGTGTGGCGGCGATCGCGCGCCTGAGCGCGATCGACACGGTGCGCGCGCGCATCACGATGGCGATCGACCTGGGCCTGCTGCAGCCCGACGAGCGCCTGCCTCCCGCGGACGAGATGGCCGAGTCGTTCGGCGTGAGCACGACGTCGGTGAGCCGCGGCCTCGCGCTGCTGCAGGACGAGGGCGTGATCGTGCGGAAGGCGGGGCGCTACGGCGGCAGCTACGTGCGCGGGGTCGAACGGGGTGCGCAGCGGCGCGCGCGGCGGGTCGGCGACGCTCGGAGTGTCGACGATGCGCCAGTGCAGTCGTTCCTCGACGACGACTCCCACGTGCACACCCTCATCGACGAACGGGCCGTGCTCGAGGCGGGGTTCGCGGCGCTCGCCGCTCACGCGTGCACGCCGCAGGATGTGGGGGAGCTGCGCGCGCTGGTGGAGCGTATGGCGGAGACCCAGAGCTGGGCGGAGTTCCGCAATCTCGACCGCG
It encodes the following:
- a CDS encoding FadR/GntR family transcriptional regulator, giving the protein MTGAKPREEVPDRADPLRAPRVAAIARLSAIDTVRARITMAIDLGLLQPDERLPPADEMAESFGVSTTSVSRGLALLQDEGVIVRKAGRYGGSYVRGVERGAQRRARRVGDARSVDDAPVQSFLDDDSHVHTLIDERAVLEAGFAALAAHACTPQDVGELRALVERMAETQSWAEFRNLDRAFHRGVVAAAGAPLAESLAARVNADLDPYFLPYSMGLLRDSNREHEQIVDALERGDAGAAARLTAAHVQGLHHSMYVGLTDAG
- a CDS encoding nitrilase-related carbon-nitrogen hydrolase, with the protein product MTDAVHPLAVAVWQAASTPRDVDANLAALDAVAARAAADGAHLLITPEMYVSGYNIGESMAGIAARQPLERVRRIAERHRIAIIAGGPELLDPAEADPTETTPANADPGPPVANAAWFIDDTGEVLARHRKIQLFGELDRDLFVAGDAPLTIAEFRGHRIAILICFDVEFPETVRAAALAGADLVAVPTAQMEPYGFVNEHVIRVRAWENSVYVAYANQHGPDGELRYVGRSVIADPFGVHVAQADPSGEALIFGDVDRTARERARRQNPYLDEVRTALFRSDERT
- a CDS encoding gamma-glutamyltransferase family protein, whose translation is MTTAPAARGAISTSHHLATEAGAEVLRAGGNAIDAAIAAAATLCVVYPNNVALGGDLVALVRNPEGEVRFLNATGTAPAGQSIDVLRERYGDLLPVRGIDTVTVPGGICGWNALHEYGATRRWEQHLEAATRHAEQGVPTARSVAAAIVENREVLELDPGCHGVFFDQGLPLVEGAPFVQPALAASLKRLAAGGSAEFYEGELAQQWVDGLQRLGSRITLDDTAAYSAQWGEPLEGSFQGHRVLTGPPNTSGFMLLRALRDIEAGIADPLGAGAGDLARSFRASNAVRAASLADPAFGGATGDELIAAAPPAHPPVREAKPSGDTVGLSAVSADGWAISLINSVYFGFGAAVLEPETGILFQNRGTSFSLDPAHPNSFAPGKRPRHTLMPVLVLRDDELAWVPATMGGSAQPQIHTQLLVRSLAGAAPEAATHAPRWIVDEPGADGVVRVTIEEDVPAAVHEAIAAAGFPLKVVPPADEDLGHSNLIRLAASGVDAASDPRSDGSAIVV
- a CDS encoding sulfite exporter TauE/SafE family protein, encoding MNQIVRPGFLPLLLVGVAGGILSGLFGIGGGTIIVPALALWLSMPQKLSAGTSVAAILPTAIVGATTYGLQGHVDWIAGACLAIGIVIGAQVGAALLAKLPVGAIQWGFMVFLAIVIVSLWFVVPQRGDEIEINALTVILLIVTGFITGVLSGLLGVGGGVVVVPVLMFFFSASDLIAKGTSLLMMIPGSISGTIGNFRRQNVDLRAAAIVGLGACVFVPVGNLFAVLVDPFWGNVAFSLYLVFILVQMLVRKLRAKK
- a CDS encoding ABC transporter substrate-binding protein; the encoded protein is MAFPQSARRFAPALALTAAAGLMLSLAACTVTSNDSGDDGGSGDTSAAEATLAPPTIIKEGTLTVCTGDSAPNIYYDENNELQGVEIDIANALADKLGVTTTLGEYAFAGLIPALQAKQCDVIMGSLYIKPEREEIANFVPYLYSGTAVAVNKENPKKVTGFDDSLCGTKVVGITGATGAASAQEKSDECAANGEEPLAITLVDEATSALQQVLAGQADAFIDTTEIMSYYEQQSDGDLVAVGEPFGKIRIGAATLKENTELNDALDEAFAAMVEDGTYADILAEWGVESNDITQPE
- a CDS encoding FadR/GntR family transcriptional regulator; the encoded protein is MDWNDIGRATTLSLPDRLSVDIERLILDGKLEPGERLPPERELADHFGVSRVSIREALRELENRGLIDRRPGRGTIVLSPGERAGIADGALGELAALQPELHDIMELRAIVEPPIARITATRATDRDIAQLRELVEAMEVDVTKERYAELDRAFHQAIAQYAHNPLLALINEQIAQRIAPSRASRYQTRARRQASSIAHRRIFEAIASGNAALAEDEARAHVLDISNQIANAATTQEELPA
- a CDS encoding APC family permease — translated: MAHPTTPDAPQRARLSGNLGTGSIAFMVIAAAAPLTVIGGNAPLAIGQGNGAGAPVGFLIASIVLLLFAVGFVAMTPFVKEAGAFFSYVTVGLGSRLGMGTAYVALIAYTAIQAGIYGYMGWAVMDLVRYYGGPEIHWSVFAVLALVVVGLLGYRHIDLSSKVLGVALLLEILVMMIVNVAVLVNGGPEGLAPQSFDPQVFLTSGIGVAILFALTGFIGFESTAIYRDEARDPSRTIPRATYLAVAIIGVFYTLSVWVLVVAAGASNVTEVAQQTLFGSKNMLLDTAGDFAGSLTRNVMQILLITSLFACVLSFHNIVARYQFALAKIGSMPAPLGRVHRRHQSPALSSLVQSVTALVIIGLFVVIGLDPLVEVFGYMAGVATIGMVMMMLLTTVAVVVFFVRNPRLRKSIWTGTVLPVVAVAALCLAAWLVLSNFTMVTGGSLAVSIVLALIPPAALVAGAIVNRKDGGRTVDIQLDRVLEAESRE